Proteins from a single region of Neomonachus schauinslandi chromosome 10, ASM220157v2, whole genome shotgun sequence:
- the CSE1L gene encoding exportin-2 isoform X2, whose product MELSDANLQTLTEYLKKTLDPDPAIRRPAEKFLESVEGNQNYPLLLLTLLEKSQDNVIKVCASVTFKNYIKRNWRIVEDEPNKICEADRVAIKANIVHLMLSSPEQIQKQLSDAISIIGREDFPQKWPDLLTEMVNRFQSGDFHVINGVLRTAHSLFKRYRHEFKSNELWTEIKLVLDAFALPLTNLFKATIELCSTHANDASALRILFSSLILISKLFYSLNFQDLPEFFEDNMETWMNNFHTLLTLDNKLLQTDDEEEAGLLELLKSQICDNAALYAQKYDEEFQRYLPRFVTAIWNLLVTTGQEVKYDLLVSNAIQFLASVCERPHYKNLFEDQSTLTSICEKVIVPNMEFRAADEEAFEDNSEEYIRRDLEGSDIDTRRRAACDLVRGLCKFFEGPVTGIFSGYVNSMLQEYAKNPSVNWKHKDAAIYLVTSLASKAQTQKHGITQANELVNLTEFFVNHILPDLKSANVNEFPVLKADGIKYIMIFRNQVSKEHLLVSIPLLINHLQAESIVVHTYAAHALERLFTMRGPNNTTLFTAAEIAPFVEILLTNLFKALTLPGSSENEYIMKAIMRSFSLLQEAIIPYIPTLITQLTQKLLAVSKNPSKPHFNHYMFEAICLSIRITCKANPAAVVNFEEALFLVFTEILQNDVQEFIPYVFQVMSLLLETHKNDIPSSYMALFPHLLQPVLWERTGNIPALVRLLQAFLERGSNTIASAAADKIPGLLGVFQKLIASKANDHQGFYLLNSIIEHMPPESVDQYRKQIFILLFQRLQNSKTTKFIKSFLVFINLYCIKYGALALQEIFDGIQPKMFGMVLEKIIIPEIQKVSGNVEKKICAVGITKLLTECPPMMDTEYTKLWTPLLQSLIGLFELPEDDTIPDEEHFIDIEDTPGYQTAFSQLAFAGKKEHDPVGQMVNNPKIHLAQSLHKLSTACPGRVPSMVSTSLNAEALQYLQGYLQAASVTLL is encoded by the exons ATGGAGCTCAGTGATGCAAATTTGCAAACACTAACAGAATACTTAAAGAAAACTCTTGATCCTGATCCTGCCATCAGACGTCCAG CTGAGaagtttcttgaatctgtagaAGGAAATCAAAACTACCCACTCTTGCTTTTAACATTGCTGGAAAAGTCCCAGGATAATGTTATCAAAGTTTGTGCCTCAGTAACATTCAAGAACTATATTAAAAGAAACTGGAGAATT GTTGAAGATGAACCAAACAAAATTTGTGAAGCTGACCGAGTAGCCATTAAAGCCAACATAGTGCACTTGATGCTTAGCAGCCCAGAGCAAATTCAGAAGCAG TTAAGTGATGCTATTAGCATTATCGGCAGAGAAGATTTCCCTCAGAAATGGCCTGACTTGTTGACAGAAATGGTGAATCGATTTCAGAGTGGAGATTTCCATGTTATTAATGGAGTCCTTCGTACAGCacattctttatttaaaag atatcGCCATGAATTTAAGTCAAATGAGTTATGGACTGAAATTAAACTTGTTCTGGATGCCTTTGCTTTGCCTTTGACTAATCTATTTAAG GCCACTATTGAACTCTGCAGTACCCATGCAAATGATGCTTCTGCCctaaggattcttttttcttccctgatcCTTATCTCAAAATTGTTCTATAGTTTAAACTTTCAG GACCTCCCTGAATTTTTTGAAGATAATATGGAAACCTGGATGAATAATTTTCATACCCTCTTGACATTAGATAATAAGCTTCTACAAACTGat GATGAAGAGGAAGCAGGCTTATTGGAGCTCTTAAAATCCCAGATTTGTGACAATGCTGCACTCTATGCACAGAAGTATGATGAAGAATTTCAACGGTACCTGCCTCGTTTTGTCACAGCCATCTGGAATTTACTAGTTACAACAGGTCAAGAGGTTAAATATGACTTG TTAGTAAGTAACGCCATTCAGTTTCTGGCTTCAGTTTGCGAGCGGCCTCACTATAAGAATCTGTTTGAGGACCAGAGCACGCTGACGAGTATCTGTGAGAAGGTTATTGTGCCTAACATGGAATTTAGAG CCGCTGATGAAGAAGCCTTTGAAGACAATTCTGAGGAGTATATAAGAAGAGATTTGGAAGGATCTG ATATTGATACTAGACGCAGAGCCGCTTGTGATCTAGTACGAGGATTGTGCAAGTTTTTTGAGGGACCTGTGACAGGAATCTTTTCTGGTTATGTTAATTCCATGCTGCAAGAATATGCAAAAAACCCATCTGTCAACTGGAAACACAAAGATGCAGCCATTTACCTAGTGACATCTTTGGCATCAAAAGCCCAAACACAGAAG caTGGAATTACACAAGCAAATGAACTTGTAAACCTGACTGAGTTCTTTGTGAATCACATTCTCCCTGATTTAAAATCAGCTAATG tgaatGAATTTCCTGTCCTTAAAGCTGATGGTATCAAATACATTATGATTTTTAGGAATCAA GTATCAAAAGAACATCTTTTAGTCTCTATTCCTCTCTTGATTAATCACCTTCAAGCTGAAAGTATTGTTGTTCATACTTATGCAGCACATGCTCTTGAGAGGCTGTTTACTATGAGAGGGCCGAACAACACCACTCT CTTTACAGCCGCAGAAATCGCACCGTTTGTTGAGATTCTGCTAACAAACCTTTTCAAAGCTCTCACACTTCCTGGCTCttcagaaaatgaatatattatgaaAG cTATCATGAGAAGTTTTTCCCTCCTACAAGAAGCCATAATCCCCTACATCCCCACCCTCATCACTCAGCTTACACAGAAGCTTTTAGCTGTTAGTAAG aatccAAGCAAACCTCACTTTAATCACTACATGTTTGAAGCGATATGTTTGTCCATAAGAATAACTTGTAAAGCTAACCCTGCTGCTGTTGTAAATTTTGAGGAGGCTTTGTTTCTGGTGTTTActgaaattttacaaaatgatgtACAAG AATTTATTCCATACGTCTTTCAAGTGATGTCTTTGCTTCTGGAAACACACAAAAATGATATCCCGTCTTCTTACATGGCCTTATTTCCTCATCTCCTTCAGCCAGTGCTTtgggaaagaacaggaaatatCCCTGCTCTGGTGAGGCTTCTCCAAGCGTTCTTGGAACGCGGTTCAAACACGATAGCAAGTGCTGCGGCTGACAAAATT CCTGGGTTATTAGGTGTCTTCCAGAAGCTAATTGCATCCAAAGCCAATGACCACCAAGGTTTTTATCTTCTAAACAGTATAATAGAGCACATGCCTCC TGAGTCAGTTGATCAGTACAGGAAGCAAATCTTCATTCTACTATTCCAAAGACTTCAGAATTCCAAAACAACAAAGTTTATCAAGA GCTTCTTAGTCTTTATTAATTTGTATTGCATAAAATATGGGGCGCTGgcactgcaagaaatatttgATGGCATACAACCAAa aatgttTGGAATGGTTTTGGAAAAAATCATTATTCCTGAAATTCAGAAAGTATCtggaaatgtagagaaaaagattTGTGCGGTTGGCATAACGAAATTACTAACAGAATGTCCCCCAATGATGGACACAGAGTATACCAAGCTATG GACTCCTTTATTACAGTCTCTGATTGGCCTTTTTGAGTTACCTGAAGATGATACCATTCCTGATGAAGAACATTTTATTGACATAGAAGATACACCAGGGTATCAGACCGCCTTCTCACAGTTGGCATTTGCTGGGAAAAAAGAGCATGATCCTGTAGGTCAGATGGTGAACAATCCCAAAATTCACCTGGCACAGTCACTTCACAAGCTGTCTACCGCCTGTCCAGGAAGG GTTCCCTCGATGGTGAGCACCAGCCTTAATGCGGAAGCGCTCCAGTATCTCCAAGGCTACCTTCAGGCGGCCAGCGTGACACTGCTTTGA
- the CSE1L gene encoding exportin-2 isoform X1: MELSDANLQTLTEYLKKTLDPDPAIRRPAEKFLESVEGNQNYPLLLLTLLEKSQDNVIKVCASVTFKNYIKRNWRIVEDEPNKICEADRVAIKANIVHLMLSSPEQIQKQLSDAISIIGREDFPQKWPDLLTEMVNRFQSGDFHVINGVLRTAHSLFKRYRHEFKSNELWTEIKLVLDAFALPLTNLFKATIELCSTHANDASALRILFSSLILISKLFYSLNFQDLPEFFEDNMETWMNNFHTLLTLDNKLLQTDDEEEAGLLELLKSQICDNAALYAQKYDEEFQRYLPRFVTAIWNLLVTTGQEVKYDLLVSNAIQFLASVCERPHYKNLFEDQSTLTSICEKVIVPNMEFRAADEEAFEDNSEEYIRRDLEGSDIDTRRRAACDLVRGLCKFFEGPVTGIFSGYVNSMLQEYAKNPSVNWKHKDAAIYLVTSLASKAQTQKHGITQANELVNLTEFFVNHILPDLKSANVNEFPVLKADGIKYIMIFRNQVSKEHLLVSIPLLINHLQAESIVVHTYAAHALERLFTMRGPNNTTLFTAAEIAPFVEILLTNLFKALTLPGSSENEYIMKAIMRSFSLLQEAIIPYIPTLITQLTQKLLAVSKNPSKPHFNHYMFEAICLSIRITCKANPAAVVNFEEALFLVFTEILQNDVQEFIPYVFQVMSLLLETHKNDIPSSYMALFPHLLQPVLWERTGNIPALVRLLQAFLERGSNTIASAAADKIPGLLGVFQKLIASKANDHQGFYLLNSIIEHMPPESVDQYRKQIFILLFQRLQNSKTTKFIKSFLVFINLYCIKYGALALQEIFDGIQPKMFGMVLEKIIIPEIQKVSGNVEKKICAVGITKLLTECPPMMDTEYTKLWTPLLQSLIGLFELPEDDTIPDEEHFIDIEDTPGYQTAFSQLAFAGKKEHDPVGQMVNNPKIHLAQSLHKLSTACPGRVSVLSRNSDEQTPFWEGKKVGVMLVPIVRR; this comes from the exons ATGGAGCTCAGTGATGCAAATTTGCAAACACTAACAGAATACTTAAAGAAAACTCTTGATCCTGATCCTGCCATCAGACGTCCAG CTGAGaagtttcttgaatctgtagaAGGAAATCAAAACTACCCACTCTTGCTTTTAACATTGCTGGAAAAGTCCCAGGATAATGTTATCAAAGTTTGTGCCTCAGTAACATTCAAGAACTATATTAAAAGAAACTGGAGAATT GTTGAAGATGAACCAAACAAAATTTGTGAAGCTGACCGAGTAGCCATTAAAGCCAACATAGTGCACTTGATGCTTAGCAGCCCAGAGCAAATTCAGAAGCAG TTAAGTGATGCTATTAGCATTATCGGCAGAGAAGATTTCCCTCAGAAATGGCCTGACTTGTTGACAGAAATGGTGAATCGATTTCAGAGTGGAGATTTCCATGTTATTAATGGAGTCCTTCGTACAGCacattctttatttaaaag atatcGCCATGAATTTAAGTCAAATGAGTTATGGACTGAAATTAAACTTGTTCTGGATGCCTTTGCTTTGCCTTTGACTAATCTATTTAAG GCCACTATTGAACTCTGCAGTACCCATGCAAATGATGCTTCTGCCctaaggattcttttttcttccctgatcCTTATCTCAAAATTGTTCTATAGTTTAAACTTTCAG GACCTCCCTGAATTTTTTGAAGATAATATGGAAACCTGGATGAATAATTTTCATACCCTCTTGACATTAGATAATAAGCTTCTACAAACTGat GATGAAGAGGAAGCAGGCTTATTGGAGCTCTTAAAATCCCAGATTTGTGACAATGCTGCACTCTATGCACAGAAGTATGATGAAGAATTTCAACGGTACCTGCCTCGTTTTGTCACAGCCATCTGGAATTTACTAGTTACAACAGGTCAAGAGGTTAAATATGACTTG TTAGTAAGTAACGCCATTCAGTTTCTGGCTTCAGTTTGCGAGCGGCCTCACTATAAGAATCTGTTTGAGGACCAGAGCACGCTGACGAGTATCTGTGAGAAGGTTATTGTGCCTAACATGGAATTTAGAG CCGCTGATGAAGAAGCCTTTGAAGACAATTCTGAGGAGTATATAAGAAGAGATTTGGAAGGATCTG ATATTGATACTAGACGCAGAGCCGCTTGTGATCTAGTACGAGGATTGTGCAAGTTTTTTGAGGGACCTGTGACAGGAATCTTTTCTGGTTATGTTAATTCCATGCTGCAAGAATATGCAAAAAACCCATCTGTCAACTGGAAACACAAAGATGCAGCCATTTACCTAGTGACATCTTTGGCATCAAAAGCCCAAACACAGAAG caTGGAATTACACAAGCAAATGAACTTGTAAACCTGACTGAGTTCTTTGTGAATCACATTCTCCCTGATTTAAAATCAGCTAATG tgaatGAATTTCCTGTCCTTAAAGCTGATGGTATCAAATACATTATGATTTTTAGGAATCAA GTATCAAAAGAACATCTTTTAGTCTCTATTCCTCTCTTGATTAATCACCTTCAAGCTGAAAGTATTGTTGTTCATACTTATGCAGCACATGCTCTTGAGAGGCTGTTTACTATGAGAGGGCCGAACAACACCACTCT CTTTACAGCCGCAGAAATCGCACCGTTTGTTGAGATTCTGCTAACAAACCTTTTCAAAGCTCTCACACTTCCTGGCTCttcagaaaatgaatatattatgaaAG cTATCATGAGAAGTTTTTCCCTCCTACAAGAAGCCATAATCCCCTACATCCCCACCCTCATCACTCAGCTTACACAGAAGCTTTTAGCTGTTAGTAAG aatccAAGCAAACCTCACTTTAATCACTACATGTTTGAAGCGATATGTTTGTCCATAAGAATAACTTGTAAAGCTAACCCTGCTGCTGTTGTAAATTTTGAGGAGGCTTTGTTTCTGGTGTTTActgaaattttacaaaatgatgtACAAG AATTTATTCCATACGTCTTTCAAGTGATGTCTTTGCTTCTGGAAACACACAAAAATGATATCCCGTCTTCTTACATGGCCTTATTTCCTCATCTCCTTCAGCCAGTGCTTtgggaaagaacaggaaatatCCCTGCTCTGGTGAGGCTTCTCCAAGCGTTCTTGGAACGCGGTTCAAACACGATAGCAAGTGCTGCGGCTGACAAAATT CCTGGGTTATTAGGTGTCTTCCAGAAGCTAATTGCATCCAAAGCCAATGACCACCAAGGTTTTTATCTTCTAAACAGTATAATAGAGCACATGCCTCC TGAGTCAGTTGATCAGTACAGGAAGCAAATCTTCATTCTACTATTCCAAAGACTTCAGAATTCCAAAACAACAAAGTTTATCAAGA GCTTCTTAGTCTTTATTAATTTGTATTGCATAAAATATGGGGCGCTGgcactgcaagaaatatttgATGGCATACAACCAAa aatgttTGGAATGGTTTTGGAAAAAATCATTATTCCTGAAATTCAGAAAGTATCtggaaatgtagagaaaaagattTGTGCGGTTGGCATAACGAAATTACTAACAGAATGTCCCCCAATGATGGACACAGAGTATACCAAGCTATG GACTCCTTTATTACAGTCTCTGATTGGCCTTTTTGAGTTACCTGAAGATGATACCATTCCTGATGAAGAACATTTTATTGACATAGAAGATACACCAGGGTATCAGACCGCCTTCTCACAGTTGGCATTTGCTGGGAAAAAAGAGCATGATCCTGTAGGTCAGATGGTGAACAATCCCAAAATTCACCTGGCACAGTCACTTCACAAGCTGTCTACCGCCTGTCCAGGAAGGGTAAGTGTGTTGTCCAGGAACTCTGATGAACAGACCCCTTTCTGGGAAGGCAAGAAGGTAGGAGTTATGCTGGTGCCTATAGTTAGGCGTTAA